The following are encoded in a window of Vigna unguiculata cultivar IT97K-499-35 chromosome 8, ASM411807v1, whole genome shotgun sequence genomic DNA:
- the LOC114194914 gene encoding uncharacterized protein LOC114194914, with translation MATSSVCIGCSMEVAGRRFKVNLVCLPLEGLDVILGMDWLSNNHIIIDCGRRSLVFPEHEGLELISAQRAINEVEAGATCFMIVAHTEKNSTTENISVIPVVEEYADVFPDEIPYLPPSRDVDYTIDLIPGAGPVSMAPYRMAPAELAELKKQIEDLLKKKFIRPSASPWGAPSRDEHVEHLRVVLGILRENKLYGKLSKCEFWLDEVQFLGHVIS, from the exons ATGGCTACCAGTTCAGTCTGCATTGGGTGTTCAATGGAAGTGGCAGGTCGTAGATtcaaggtgaacttggtgtgcttgccTTTGGAAGGACTGGATGTAATCTTGGGGATGGACTGGTTGTCCAACAATCACATTataattgattgtggacggcgcagTTTGGTATTCCCAGAACATGAGGGATTGGAGCTAATCTCGGCTCAGAGGGCGATAAATGAAGTTGAAGCCGGAGCCACCTGTTTTATGATAGTGGCTCATACAGAGAAGAATAGCACCACCGAGAATATCAGTGTGATCCCAGTAGTGGAGGAGTATGCTGATGTGTTTCCAGATGAAATACCATATTTGCCACCGAGTAGGGATGTGGATTATACCATCGATCTTATCCCTGGAGCTGGCCCAGTGTCCATGGCGCCCTATAGAATGGCACCAGCGGAGTTGGCTGAGTTGAAGAAACAAATAGAAGATTTGCTTAAGAAGAAGTTCATCCGACCGAGCGcatcaccttggggagcaccg AGTCGGGATGAACACGTAGAGCATTTGAGAGTGGTGCTGGGAATTCTCAGAGAGAATAAACTGTATGGGAAGCTGTCGAAGTGTGAGTTTTGGCTGGATGAGGTACAATTCTTGGGCCATGTGATATCATGA